Proteins encoded together in one Thermoleophilaceae bacterium window:
- a CDS encoding SRPBCC family protein, whose protein sequence is MRIEQTFQVAAAPDAVFDCVTDPSRLTSWQTTKTSVEQLTDGPPGLGTRVRERTKPPGAKEFEQVVEFTEFERPRRLHVHVVEGPYPIDATYSFRPDGAGTSVTFVAEGPLGGLMRLAEPVLRRAMARQFAGYHEKLRRQVEAG, encoded by the coding sequence ATGCGAATCGAGCAGACGTTCCAGGTCGCGGCGGCGCCTGACGCGGTGTTCGACTGCGTCACCGATCCGTCCAGGCTCACTTCCTGGCAGACGACCAAGACCTCCGTGGAACAGCTCACGGATGGGCCGCCCGGGCTCGGCACGCGCGTGCGCGAGCGAACGAAGCCGCCGGGCGCGAAGGAGTTCGAGCAGGTGGTGGAGTTCACCGAGTTCGAGCGGCCTCGGCGGCTGCACGTACACGTGGTGGAGGGCCCGTATCCCATCGACGCCACGTACTCATTCCGGCCGGACGGGGCTGGCACGTCCGTGACGTTCGTGGCCGAGGGCCCGCTGGGCGGGCTGATGCGGCTCGCAGAGCCGGTCCTGAGGCGGGCGATGGCCAGGCAGTTCGCCGGCTACCACGAGAAGCTCCGCCGTCAGGTCGAAGCCGGCTGA